The Sparus aurata chromosome 12, fSpaAur1.1, whole genome shotgun sequence sequence AGATCTCCCTCCTGATCTCTCTGATTTAATGAAGACACTTGATGATTATGCAGCTTTATTCATCAAAGGATTTGGCAAGAGAGAATCAGAGATGAGAGAGATTATCAGAGagtttaagaaaatctctgatGAAGTGAGAGAGAACACAGATAGAGACAAAATAGTAGGAGCTGttgctggagcagcaggaggagcaatCCTCGCACTGGGGCTCCTCGCAGCTCCGTTCACTGGTGGACTGAGTTTAGCAGCAACAGTAGCAGGAGGTGGTGctgctgttggtgctgctgttggtgctgctgttggtgctgctgttggtgctgttgttggtgctgttgttggtggtgctgttgttgttggtgctgttggtgctgctgttgGTGCTGCTCGCTCTGCAAATACagcaaaaagacaaacagagaataAAAGTGTAAAGAAAGTAGAAGACCTGGGGAAACAATTCATGGAGACTGTTGAACCGCTGAAGGAAATCCTGGAAGAAATCAAGACGACGTGTGAAAAGTTGgaacaaaagaaaactgaagtTCAGGCTGGAAACACTctgatggaggtggaggagtttCAGAGGATCCTTAGACGAGTGTCTGACCTGGGAAAGAGGAGTGGAGAAGCTTTGGATGAAGCTTTAACAGTTATGGAGAGGATATATAATCTGTTAAGGTTGGTTATTAAAGTCCTCAGAGTCTCTGCGACCCCTAAAGATGACAGAGAGTTAACAGAGTCCATCATGCAGTCAGCTGATCAGTGTCAGAAGGTCTTTGATAACTTTAATAAGATGAAGAAGGAGCTGCAAGTCTTCATAGAAACTACAGATTGAGAATTATTGATCGATcttctgatgatgatgagccACGTTTCccacagtgatggaatgtaactgagtacatttactcaagtactgacCTGAAGTACAGTGTtgatcagtggcggctggtgactgaaaaaattgtggaggacagaaggaaaaccagtccagggtgtcatgttatttcatcagtcaactacttatccctactttcttatattcaatgaaaattaagcaataaaacaatgacttacacgacttctttaaaaaaacattttattaaatggctaatatacaagacaaaaaaaatattaatatgtgCCTCTACCGGGATTCGTTACCCAGTCGCCTGCGTTGCAAGTAACTGCTCTATCCACTGCGCTAACGTTAAGTCCTCTGTCAGGATGAACGAAACGAAacctatgaattatctttctgactgctccgctctgatttctccggacagttttttttctttcagaaatgtgcttatatttcctttgaaaccgattccaatatcgctgaaaactccatatttcttgtccgagcatggctggcagtgaaagctgtgcaatacatagaagtattttttgtttacggctgtataaatgtgagaatgaaatttgggaactgttattggaccaacctgctgtcaatcttgtattctggttgctgattggtaagggaggacgtcctcccttagcgcgtcattttacgtgtcttagccaatcatagatcagcatgaaaaaatcctaaatgcattgagtgaatggaaggagatccctcctacggaggacagaagccctccgtcctcctctagcccccaccttcctgctccctgctcctctcacagactgctctgtctcctccgtctgcagctgtcgctgttcaaccgctttaggtggattttcttccaaagaagaaacttttttttatgatataatatatatataatattttataaatgatactgagatttggtaatgatttatttcagccagttactctttcttaaaaaaaaatgtatcttcctcttgcctctcaaaaatagaggaggaccaacctcctctgcctctatggacgagcctcctctggtgttgatgtacttttactttactcgagtatttccatACTCAACCCGAC is a genomic window containing:
- the LOC115592339 gene encoding uncharacterized protein LOC115592339: MDSAPRRRRRWSRDLPPDLSDLMKTLDDYAALFIKGFGKRESEMREIIREFKKISDEVRENTDRDKIVGAVAGAAGGAILALGLLAAPFTGGLSLAATVAGGGAAVGAAVGAAVGAAVGAVVGAVVGGAVVVGAVGAAVGAARSANTAKRQTENKSVKKVEDLGKQFMETVEPLKEILEEIKTTCEKLEQKKTEVQAGNTLMEVEEFQRILRRVSDLGKRSGEALDEALTVMERIYNLLRLVIKVLRVSATPKDDRELTESIMQSADQCQKVFDNFNKMKKELQVFIETTD